A genomic segment from Aegilops tauschii subsp. strangulata cultivar AL8/78 chromosome 1, Aet v6.0, whole genome shotgun sequence encodes:
- the LOC109753037 gene encoding uncharacterized protein, with translation MASTTRKEEGPDKRVNQQQQQQQTGSTRLYSRMLSKDVAIAVPSFRVYYGVASAGSVPFLWESQPGTPKSSPSAAALPPLTPPPSYYAAGGKGGSKRGGASGSGRRWPGGVIALFRRPRRRTSPCSSSSISSSSSSSTASSMSPVFTVQSSPAARGAHRRAFSAGDVFEDAAAPSSCFGTDRECDRRVVKGCGVAVAVRNALATVVGHKPGGRATSAMAREESS, from the coding sequence ATGGCGAGCACCACGCGCAAGGAGGAGGGGCCGGACAAGCGCgtgaatcagcagcagcagcagcagcagacgGGGAGCACCAGGCTCTACTCCAGGATGCTCTCCAAGGACGTGGCCATCGCCGTGCCGTCCTTCCGGGTGTACTACGGCGTCGCCTCCGCGGGCTCCGTGCCCTTCCTGTGGGAGTCGCAGCCGGGCACGCCCAAGagctcgccctccgccgccgcgctcccgcCGCTCACGCCGCCGCCCTCCTACTACGCGGCCGGCGGCAAGGGCGGCTCCAAGAGGGGCGGCGCCTCCGGGTCCGGCAGGCGCTGGCCCGGCGGCGTCATCGCCCTCTTCCGGAGGCCCCGGCGCAGGACGTCGccgtgctcctcctcctccatctcctcgtcgtcctcgtcgtccaCCGCGTCGTCCATGTCGCCGGTGTTCACGGTGCAGTCTTCGCCCGCCGCGCGCGGCGCCCACCGACGAGCGTTCTCGGCCGGCGACGTCTTCGAGGACGCGGCGGCGCCGTCGAGCTGCTTCGGGACGGACCGAGAGTGCGACAGGAGGGTGGTGAAGGGATGCGGCGTCGCCGTGGCCGTCCGGAACGCGCTGGCCACCGTCGTGGGCCACAAGCCCGGCGGCCGAGCCACCAGCGCGATGGCTAGAGAGGAGTCCTCCTAG